Part of the Thiobacter sp. AK1 genome is shown below.
CCTCCAGGTAGCGCCCCTCGGCGTCGATGTCGGGTAACCCCAGCCCCTCGATGATCTCATCCGGCTGGCGCCGGCTGTAGAGTCCGACGCCGCTGTAGCCCTTCTTCTCGGCGTAATGGAAATAGCCGAACAATTTGTCCGGCTGCAGCATCTCGCGGGTCAAGTCGGTGGCCTGGGCCTTGAGCTCCTGCACGCACACCACGTCGGCGCGCTGACGCGCAAGCCACTGGAAGAAACCCTTGTCGGCGGCAGACCGGATGCCGTTGAGGTTCGCGGTTATAATCCGCAAGACGTCTTACTCACTCGATGCCATGGAAGATTTCCGGCAGGAATTCATCGAATTCGCGGTGCAGAAACAGGTCCTGCTGTTTGGCGAATTCAAGACCAAGGCCGGGCGCTCAAGCCCGTATTTCTTTAATTCCGGGCTGTTCAACGACGGCGCGTCCCTGGGCAAGCTGGGCCGATTTTACGCGAAAGCTATTCTCTCGTCGCAGCTTGCCTTCGACATGCTGTTCGGTCCCGCCTACAAGGGCATCCCTCTGGTGGCTGCCCTCGCCATCGCCCTGGCCGAAATGGGTCGCAACCTGCCCTTCGCCTTCAACCGCAAGGAGGCCAAGGACCATGGCGAAGGCGGCCAAATCGTGGGCGCTTCCCTCAAGGGAAGGGTGCTCATCGCCGATGATGTGATCTCGGCCGGCACGTCGGTACGCGAATCGGTGCATCTGATCCGAAAGCAGGGTGCCACGCCCTGCGGCGTGGTCATCGCCCTGGACCGTCAGGAACGGGGGCAAGGCACCCTGTCCGCGGTTCAGGAGGTGGAACGGGACTACGGCATGCCCGTGATCGCCATCGCCACCCTTGACGACCTGATCGCCTATCTGCGCCGGCAGCCGGCGCACGCGGCCGATCTGGCGCGGGTGCTGGCCTATCGTGAGCAATACGGCATCGAGGGCCTGCCCAAACCATGAAATCGAGATCCGTCGCCAGCGCGCCCTTGCTTTTCGCGTTGTTCCTCCTGCCGCACGGTGCGCTCGCCGCCAAGCAGCTGTATCGCTGGGTGGATGCCCAGGGCAAGGTGCATTACGGCGATACCCTGCCTCCCGAATACGCGCGCCAGGGCAACGCGGAGCTCAGTAAGAGCGGCCGGGTAATCAAGGAAACCCCACCGGCCCCCACCACGGAGCA
Proteins encoded:
- the pyrE gene encoding orotate phosphoribosyltransferase; translated protein: MEDFRQEFIEFAVQKQVLLFGEFKTKAGRSSPYFFNSGLFNDGASLGKLGRFYAKAILSSQLAFDMLFGPAYKGIPLVAALAIALAEMGRNLPFAFNRKEAKDHGEGGQIVGASLKGRVLIADDVISAGTSVRESVHLIRKQGATPCGVVIALDRQERGQGTLSAVQEVERDYGMPVIAIATLDDLIAYLRRQPAHAADLARVLAYREQYGIEGLPKP